From the Nonlabens marinus S1-08 genome, one window contains:
- a CDS encoding multicopper oxidase domain-containing protein: MNSKILILLMILVSSTAIAQTEPSVEGNVDNLPVREYTLTLREELVNKADKEVMGMTINGQIPGPTLNFNEGEYAVIYVKNEMSVESSIHWHGLLLPNFYDGVPYLSTPPIEPGKTLKYEFAIKQNGTYWYHSHTMLQEQSGIYGPFVIQPKEKTDLEYDKELVLLLSDWTNEKPRDVQRFLKRGTEWYNIRKGTATPLNQVIARGALGAQVDFWRQRMEGADIADIYYPAFLINGEEKIEYPEFKPGEKVRLRIIDGSASTSFWMTFGGEDPLMVAADGKDVVPVRKNKTFIGVAETYDFIVTIPDNGKLEYKIMAQDGSGTATAYLGQGEVIAAPDIPRPDKIAMMQQMAKMKMKMGAPALKFRPRKDERYEMKEKWGMQKSDMTMGEMEMEQSAMKGGDKMKNMSMEKPKDSMQMDHSKMGKMDKKMDDMKMDEPDGMQGMNMFSEYNYDYLKSPEKTNYDPDVPVTEILLNLTGNMQRYIWSLNGVPLSEADKIKIKGDEVTRITFNNLTMMHHPMHLHGHFFRVINENGEYSPLKHTVNVPPMQEITIEFYGNEYGDWFFHCHILYHMMGGMARIVSYDTPRDPRLEEFPVSKLIHETDQFYSWGMVDAASHMTTLNLVSSNIRNQFSLRGEYGWNKNMEVEVAYDRYLYDYLTVFGGINIENGMEDSLEEINTTAIAGIRYLTPYLFTLDVRTDSKLRPQISLSRAISIFPRTIIFGMYEYQMDFGWVDDLPQGVNFKEEVTWSAGVEYLLSKNFSLMGSYDNRFGAGGGLSLRF, from the coding sequence ATGAATTCAAAAATCTTAATTCTTTTGATGATTCTTGTATCATCAACTGCCATAGCACAGACCGAGCCTTCCGTAGAAGGCAATGTAGATAACCTGCCCGTAAGGGAATATACCCTTACTCTACGGGAGGAGCTCGTAAACAAAGCAGACAAGGAAGTTATGGGGATGACCATAAATGGCCAAATCCCCGGGCCAACACTCAATTTTAATGAGGGCGAATATGCCGTAATTTATGTCAAGAACGAGATGAGCGTGGAATCATCGATACATTGGCACGGCCTTCTGTTGCCAAATTTCTACGATGGCGTTCCCTATCTATCCACCCCACCTATCGAACCTGGCAAGACTTTAAAATACGAATTTGCTATTAAGCAAAATGGAACCTACTGGTATCATTCCCATACAATGCTACAGGAACAAAGTGGTATCTATGGTCCTTTTGTAATACAGCCCAAGGAAAAAACAGATTTAGAATATGATAAAGAGCTCGTGCTACTACTTTCAGATTGGACTAACGAAAAGCCAAGGGATGTACAACGATTTTTAAAGCGTGGCACAGAATGGTACAATATCAGAAAAGGGACGGCCACGCCACTTAACCAAGTAATTGCGAGAGGTGCTTTGGGTGCGCAGGTCGATTTTTGGAGGCAACGAATGGAAGGAGCCGATATTGCCGATATCTATTACCCAGCATTTCTTATCAATGGAGAAGAGAAAATTGAATATCCCGAATTTAAACCAGGAGAGAAAGTACGTCTGCGCATTATCGATGGTTCTGCATCAACCTCTTTTTGGATGACCTTTGGAGGGGAAGACCCATTGATGGTGGCAGCTGATGGAAAGGATGTAGTTCCCGTAAGAAAGAACAAGACTTTTATTGGTGTTGCAGAGACCTATGATTTTATCGTCACGATACCTGACAACGGAAAACTCGAATACAAGATTATGGCACAGGATGGTTCTGGCACAGCTACTGCCTATTTGGGCCAGGGAGAGGTGATAGCTGCACCAGATATACCAAGACCAGATAAAATTGCGATGATGCAGCAAATGGCGAAGATGAAAATGAAAATGGGAGCACCAGCATTAAAATTTAGACCAAGAAAGGATGAGCGCTACGAAATGAAGGAAAAGTGGGGAATGCAAAAGAGCGATATGACAATGGGAGAAATGGAAATGGAACAATCGGCTATGAAGGGAGGAGACAAGATGAAGAATATGTCTATGGAAAAGCCAAAGGATTCAATGCAGATGGACCATTCCAAAATGGGAAAAATGGATAAAAAAATGGATGATATGAAAATGGACGAACCGGATGGAATGCAGGGAATGAATATGTTTTCAGAATACAACTACGATTATCTTAAATCACCCGAGAAAACCAACTATGACCCCGACGTGCCTGTAACCGAAATTTTGTTGAACCTTACTGGAAATATGCAACGGTATATCTGGAGCTTGAACGGTGTACCTCTTTCTGAAGCGGACAAGATAAAGATAAAGGGAGATGAAGTAACCCGAATCACGTTCAATAACTTAACGATGATGCACCACCCGATGCACTTGCACGGACATTTTTTTAGGGTCATCAACGAGAATGGGGAATACTCACCCCTAAAACACACAGTAAATGTACCGCCTATGCAGGAAATAACCATCGAGTTTTATGGTAATGAATATGGCGACTGGTTTTTTCACTGTCACATACTTTATCATATGATGGGAGGTATGGCTCGTATTGTGAGTTATGATACACCTCGCGACCCACGATTAGAAGAGTTTCCAGTATCTAAACTTATACACGAAACAGACCAATTTTATTCTTGGGGTATGGTAGATGCTGCATCACATATGACCACCTTGAACTTAGTAAGCTCAAACATCCGTAACCAGTTTTCACTGAGGGGCGAATATGGATGGAACAAGAATATGGAAGTAGAGGTAGCATATGACAGGTATCTATATGATTATTTGACCGTTTTTGGTGGTATAAATATTGAAAATGGAATGGAGGATAGCCTTGAAGAGATAAATACAACCGCCATTGCGGGGATACGCTACCTCACCCCTTACCTCTTTACACTTGATGTCCGTACGGACAGTAAGTTGCGCCCACAGATAAGTTTGAGTCGTGCCATCTCAATTTTTCCAAGAACCATCATATTTGGAATGTATGAATACCAAATGGATTTTGGTTGGGTAGATGACCTGCCACAAGGGGTTAATTTTAAAGAAGAGGTTACTTGGAGCGCAGGAGTAGAATATTTACTATCAAAGAATTTTTCACTAATGGGAAGCTACGACAACCGTTTTGGTGCAGGTGGTGGGCTTTCTCTAAGATTTTAA
- a CDS encoding heme-binding domain-containing protein, producing the protein MKIVKIIAGILLVVFVVIQFIPTTRNQSDTVPQTDFMLVHKVPEAIQKKIQVSCYDCHSNNTQYPWYNRVQPVAWFLEDHIKEGKAELNFNEWDSLSSRRKTSKLRSIIKQIESGEMPLDSYTLIHRDAKFSKEETEEIINWVTQLKDSL; encoded by the coding sequence ATGAAGATTGTAAAAATCATAGCGGGAATTCTTTTGGTGGTGTTTGTTGTAATTCAGTTTATTCCTACAACACGTAATCAAAGCGATACCGTGCCCCAAACAGATTTTATGTTGGTGCATAAGGTTCCGGAGGCTATTCAGAAAAAGATACAGGTTTCCTGCTATGATTGTCACAGTAACAACACCCAATATCCTTGGTATAATCGAGTTCAACCAGTTGCTTGGTTTTTGGAAGACCACATTAAAGAAGGTAAGGCAGAGCTCAATTTCAACGAATGGGATTCATTGTCAAGTCGCAGAAAGACAAGTAAATTAAGGTCTATCATCAAGCAAATTGAAAGTGGTGAGATGCCCTTGGATTCATACACCTTAATTCATAGAGACGCCAAGTTCTCGAAAGAAGAAACGGAAGAAATCATCAATTGGGTAACACAATTAAAAGACAGTTTATAA
- a CDS encoding DUF3347 domain-containing protein encodes MKKIKTSIAAMLLLTVSFAYAQEKDKMDHSNMKMDHSKMMDTKTDAKAEVILNDYFNLKDALVADDTKKAAQLGTTLVASLKAFDSSNYTKEQQSELADIIEDATEHAEHIAESAIDHQREHFKTLSKDITDMVAITGTKNTLYQQFCPMYDKGSAWLSQKDEVRNPYYGSKMLTCGKVQKTIQ; translated from the coding sequence ATGAAAAAGATAAAAACGAGTATAGCAGCAATGCTATTGTTAACGGTTTCTTTTGCTTATGCACAGGAAAAAGATAAAATGGACCACAGCAATATGAAAATGGACCATAGTAAAATGATGGATACCAAGACTGATGCAAAGGCAGAAGTGATTTTAAATGACTATTTCAACCTAAAAGATGCCTTGGTGGCTGATGATACCAAAAAAGCGGCACAATTAGGCACTACATTAGTGGCTTCCTTAAAAGCATTTGACAGCAGTAACTATACAAAAGAACAACAAAGCGAGCTGGCAGATATTATAGAAGATGCCACCGAACACGCCGAGCATATTGCCGAAAGCGCCATAGACCACCAACGCGAACATTTTAAAACGTTAAGCAAGGATATCACGGATATGGTGGCCATTACTGGAACAAAAAATACACTGTACCAACAATTTTGCCCAATGTACGATAAAGGTAGCGCGTGGTTGAGCCAAAAGGATGAAGTGAGGAATCCGTATTACGGGAGCAAGATGCTTACGTGTGGCAAAGTACAAAAGACTATTCAATAG
- a CDS encoding DUF3347 domain-containing protein, protein MKTLMKTTIAAFALIAFISCKEKQTVEINTPEEVKTAKENTADVADQGFIDGMTGKVWHNYLEIKMALAKSDESQAKSISKDMAASFGEERMEMKKLAQQMADAQDIEEVRELFAQFTEKAGPMFEDALSEGTIYKKYCPMAFNNEGAYWYADVKEITNPYFGEKMLKCGSVKKTINK, encoded by the coding sequence ATGAAAACACTAATGAAAACAACAATCGCAGCTTTTGCACTTATAGCATTTATTAGCTGCAAGGAAAAACAAACTGTAGAGATTAACACACCTGAAGAGGTAAAGACCGCAAAAGAAAACACTGCAGATGTGGCAGACCAAGGCTTTATAGACGGGATGACCGGGAAGGTATGGCACAATTACCTTGAAATCAAGATGGCGCTGGCAAAAAGCGATGAGAGTCAAGCAAAATCCATTAGCAAGGATATGGCAGCATCATTTGGTGAAGAACGAATGGAGATGAAAAAGCTCGCACAACAAATGGCTGATGCTCAAGATATAGAAGAGGTCAGGGAACTTTTTGCACAGTTCACGGAAAAGGCGGGGCCTATGTTTGAAGATGCCTTATCTGAAGGAACCATATACAAAAAATACTGCCCAATGGCATTTAACAATGAAGGAGCCTATTGGTATGCAGATGTAAAAGAAATTACCAATCCCTATTTCGGAGAGAAAATGCTGAAGTGCGGGTCGGTCAAAAAAACCATTAATAAATAA
- a CDS encoding helix-turn-helix domain-containing protein codes for MVKDFYIKNMVCDRCIKVLKDEIRKLKIGLLDIELGRLRLDIDEKEQLNTLIEILDRNGFALITSTEDKLTEKVKIELIKLLNVMPLEIDGKLSDFLADKLQKDYSKISKVFSITEGITIEKYFIKLKIEKVKELIQTPDYNFTEISQLLDYSHINHLSGQFKSETGMSLSTYKSQQKNFRNSLDKIM; via the coding sequence ATGGTAAAAGATTTTTACATAAAAAATATGGTTTGCGACCGTTGCATCAAGGTCTTAAAAGATGAAATACGTAAGCTAAAGATTGGTCTGTTGGATATTGAGTTGGGAAGACTTCGATTGGATATCGATGAAAAAGAACAATTGAACACACTAATCGAAATTTTAGACAGAAATGGATTTGCCCTCATCACTTCTACCGAGGATAAATTAACCGAGAAAGTAAAAATTGAATTGATAAAGTTATTGAATGTAATGCCGCTTGAAATTGATGGGAAGTTATCAGATTTTCTTGCGGATAAATTACAAAAGGACTATTCAAAAATCAGCAAAGTGTTTTCCATTACCGAGGGAATCACTATTGAAAAATATTTTATCAAACTAAAGATAGAAAAGGTCAAGGAACTTATCCAAACACCCGATTATAATTTCACAGAAATAAGCCAATTGCTCGATTACAGCCATATCAACCATTTAAGTGGACAGTTTAAAAGCGAGACGGGAATGAGCCTTTCGACCTATAAATCCCAACAAAAGAATTTTAGGAATTCGTTGGACAAAATTATGTAG
- a CDS encoding DUF3347 domain-containing protein: MKMMKQNVMIAGLALVLFSATACKDGNKNEPAAPMSNEMHQKSMDDMMDDKPMNEDDEIAMNNGQDAKAEAILTDYFKLKDALVNDDNAKAKELGASLATTLGKLDISEYTDTQQSDLKDIVEDAVEHAEHISESDITHQREHFKVLSKDVTDMVAITGTENTLYQQFCPMYDGGSAWLSTSKDVKNPYYGSKMLTCGKVQKEIN, from the coding sequence ATGAAAATGATGAAACAAAATGTAATGATTGCCGGACTGGCATTAGTTCTATTTAGTGCTACTGCCTGCAAAGACGGAAACAAAAACGAACCCGCAGCGCCTATGAGCAATGAGATGCATCAAAAATCGATGGATGATATGATGGATGATAAACCAATGAATGAAGATGATGAAATAGCAATGAACAATGGTCAAGACGCAAAAGCAGAAGCTATTTTGACCGACTATTTTAAACTTAAGGACGCTTTGGTTAACGATGATAATGCCAAAGCCAAAGAACTTGGGGCAAGCCTCGCAACAACCTTAGGAAAGCTCGATATTTCAGAATACACCGATACGCAGCAATCAGATTTAAAGGACATCGTTGAGGATGCGGTAGAACACGCAGAGCACATTTCAGAAAGCGATATAACACACCAGCGAGAGCACTTTAAAGTATTGAGCAAGGATGTAACAGATATGGTTGCTATTACAGGAACAGAAAACACCTTGTACCAACAGTTTTGCCCAATGTATGATGGCGGTAGCGCTTGGTTGAGCACGAGCAAGGACGTTAAGAATCCGTATTACGGTAGTAAAATGTTAACCTGCGGTAAAGTCCAGAAAGAAATCAACTAA
- a CDS encoding efflux RND transporter permease subunit, translating to MLNKSIKFLIENKLVAVILLALFVGWGVVNAPFNWETGILPTDPVAVDAIPDIGENQQIVFTKWQGRSPQDIEDQITYPLTTSLLGIPGVKTIRSSSMFGFSSIYIIFEEDVEFYWSRSRILEKLNSLPANLLPDGVNPALGPDATGLGQIFWYTLEGRDKDGNVTGGWDLQELRSIQDYYVKYGLSSASGVSEVASIGGYVQEYQVDVDPEKMRQYNIGLTDIVKAVKESNQDIGAQTLEINQAEYLVRGLGYVKSVSDIENAVVASENFTSIRIKDIANVHLGPQTRRGILDKEGAEVVGGVVVARYGANPLEVINNVKDQIAELSSGLPTKTLADGRTSQVTIVPFYDRTQLIQETLHTLNEALTLEILITILVIIVMVFNLRASILISGLLPVAVLMVFITMKLFNVDANIVALSGIAIAIGTMVDVGVILAENMIRHLEDEKLRFRESGIEYTTNEIIYNATAEVSGAILTAVLTTIISFLPVFTMIGAEGKLFRPLAFTKTMALSASLVIALFLIPPFAAFLFRKTNIRQRSKLFLNGLLIALGITALVFGYWLGLILIAFGCSGLFFSLKAKKEYNHTIAGYRLNINQNVVNIIISCIAIVVLLAEYWRPLGFDRSILMNLIFVAIICFGLLGVFTVFRRYYDSILRWALQNRYLFLIIPTTVLILGVVIMRNTGKEFMPALNEGSFLLMPTSLPHAGVEENKRVLQQLDMAVASIPEIETVVGKAGRTESALDPAPLSMYENVIQYKSEYMRNENGERQRYRVNDDGLFVLKGDKFIINPNNEIDDDANYEASQLKTSATRNDLIEDSDGEYYRNWRPEISSPDDIWNEIVKVTKFPGVTSAPKLQPIETRLVMLQTGMRAPMGIKVKGPDLKTIENFGLQLEDILKQAKGVKEQAVFADRIVGKPYLLIDIKRDQLARYGISIMDVQEVLQVAVGGMPLTQTVEGRERYGVRVRYPRELRANPEDLKSIYVPVSTGSPVPLGELVDIRYEQGPQVIKSEDTFLIGYVLFDKLDGFAEVDVVENAQALIQQKIDNGDLVVPQGISYRFTGTYENQLRAEKTLSVVVPLCLLVIFLILYFQFRSVSTSLMVFTAIAVAFAGGFIMIWLYGQDWFFNFSFFGENLRDLFNMKTINLSVAVWVGFIALFGIATDDGVVMATYLDQSFKSNEPDSKKGIRLATLEAAGKRIRPCLMTTVTTVLALLPVLTSTGKGSDIMIPMAIPIFGGMIIDVTSYFLLPVLYSWKKEYQLKRANK from the coding sequence ATGCTAAATAAAAGCATAAAATTTCTCATAGAAAACAAACTTGTTGCCGTTATACTGCTCGCCCTATTCGTAGGTTGGGGAGTGGTCAACGCACCCTTTAATTGGGAAACAGGTATTTTACCAACTGATCCTGTAGCTGTTGATGCCATTCCAGACATCGGCGAAAACCAGCAAATTGTTTTCACAAAATGGCAAGGGCGTTCACCGCAGGATATCGAAGACCAGATTACCTATCCACTCACAACTTCGTTGTTGGGAATCCCTGGTGTTAAGACCATCCGAAGCTCTTCTATGTTCGGTTTTTCAAGTATCTATATCATTTTTGAAGAAGATGTAGAATTCTATTGGTCGCGTAGCCGTATTCTTGAAAAACTCAATTCACTTCCTGCAAATCTATTGCCCGATGGTGTAAACCCTGCTTTGGGTCCGGATGCTACGGGATTAGGTCAAATTTTTTGGTACACACTGGAAGGTCGTGATAAAGATGGCAACGTAACCGGCGGTTGGGATTTACAGGAATTGCGTAGCATACAGGATTATTATGTAAAATATGGTTTGTCTTCGGCAAGCGGTGTCTCTGAAGTGGCCTCAATTGGTGGTTACGTTCAAGAATACCAAGTGGATGTTGACCCTGAAAAAATGCGGCAGTACAACATCGGTTTGACCGATATCGTAAAAGCCGTAAAAGAAAGCAATCAAGATATCGGTGCGCAGACCTTGGAAATCAATCAAGCCGAATACCTTGTTCGTGGTTTAGGGTATGTGAAATCTGTTTCAGATATTGAAAATGCGGTGGTCGCTTCGGAAAATTTTACTTCTATCCGAATTAAAGACATCGCAAATGTTCATCTGGGACCACAAACGCGACGTGGTATTTTAGACAAAGAAGGTGCTGAAGTGGTTGGCGGTGTTGTAGTTGCCCGATATGGCGCTAATCCCTTGGAAGTCATCAATAATGTAAAAGACCAAATAGCCGAATTATCATCTGGACTACCCACAAAAACCTTGGCAGATGGTCGTACTTCACAAGTGACCATCGTTCCCTTTTACGACCGCACGCAACTCATTCAGGAAACACTTCACACGCTCAATGAAGCCCTTACACTTGAAATCCTGATAACCATTTTGGTCATCATCGTAATGGTGTTCAACCTACGTGCATCCATTCTAATCTCTGGTCTGTTGCCTGTTGCCGTTTTAATGGTTTTCATAACAATGAAGCTCTTTAATGTAGATGCCAACATTGTTGCCTTGTCAGGAATTGCCATTGCTATCGGTACAATGGTGGACGTGGGCGTCATACTTGCCGAAAATATGATTCGGCATCTGGAAGATGAAAAATTACGCTTTCGCGAAAGCGGGATAGAATACACGACAAACGAAATTATTTACAACGCCACTGCGGAAGTTTCTGGTGCAATTTTGACCGCAGTGCTCACAACGATTATCAGTTTCCTACCTGTGTTCACAATGATAGGTGCTGAGGGAAAACTATTCAGACCACTCGCATTTACAAAAACAATGGCACTTTCTGCATCGCTTGTAATCGCGCTATTTTTAATACCGCCATTTGCCGCGTTCCTTTTCAGAAAAACAAACATTCGCCAGCGATCTAAACTGTTTTTGAATGGTCTTTTAATCGCACTCGGTATCACTGCACTTGTATTTGGTTACTGGCTTGGGTTGATTTTGATAGCTTTTGGATGTAGTGGTTTATTCTTTTCGCTTAAAGCGAAAAAGGAATACAACCATACCATTGCTGGCTACAGGCTCAACATCAATCAAAATGTAGTAAATATCATCATTTCCTGTATTGCTATCGTCGTGCTGTTAGCCGAATACTGGCGACCACTTGGTTTTGACCGCAGCATTCTAATGAATTTGATTTTTGTAGCGATTATCTGCTTTGGACTGCTTGGTGTGTTTACAGTTTTCCGAAGATACTATGACAGCATTTTGCGTTGGGCACTTCAAAATCGATACCTGTTTTTAATTATTCCAACCACGGTGTTGATTTTAGGCGTGGTCATAATGCGTAACACAGGGAAGGAATTTATGCCTGCACTTAATGAAGGTTCATTTCTTTTGATGCCCACATCCTTACCGCACGCCGGTGTAGAAGAAAACAAACGTGTACTGCAACAGCTTGATATGGCTGTGGCGAGCATACCAGAGATTGAAACCGTGGTGGGGAAAGCGGGTAGAACAGAATCTGCCCTCGACCCTGCACCACTCTCGATGTATGAAAATGTCATTCAGTACAAGTCTGAATATATGCGAAATGAAAATGGCGAGAGACAACGCTACCGTGTAAACGATGATGGCCTATTTGTTCTGAAAGGTGACAAGTTCATTATCAACCCAAATAATGAAATCGATGATGATGCAAACTATGAAGCGTCACAACTCAAAACAAGTGCAACACGCAATGATTTGATTGAAGATAGCGATGGGGAATACTACCGAAACTGGCGACCGGAAATAAGCAGTCCTGATGACATTTGGAATGAAATTGTAAAAGTTACCAAATTCCCAGGCGTGACTTCTGCGCCCAAGCTGCAACCCATCGAGACGCGACTCGTTATGCTGCAAACAGGTATGCGAGCACCTATGGGTATCAAGGTAAAAGGCCCAGATTTAAAAACCATAGAAAATTTTGGACTGCAATTGGAAGACATCCTAAAACAAGCAAAAGGCGTCAAAGAACAAGCCGTTTTTGCAGACCGCATCGTGGGCAAACCCTATTTGCTAATTGACATTAAACGAGACCAGTTGGCACGCTATGGGATTTCAATAATGGATGTTCAGGAAGTGCTTCAAGTAGCTGTGGGCGGTATGCCGCTTACCCAAACGGTAGAAGGCCGTGAGCGGTATGGTGTAAGAGTACGCTATCCACGGGAATTGCGTGCAAATCCAGAAGATTTGAAAAGTATCTATGTTCCTGTATCAACTGGAAGTCCGGTTCCTTTGGGCGAACTGGTGGATATACGATATGAGCAAGGTCCACAGGTCATTAAAAGTGAAGACACTTTCTTAATTGGCTACGTGCTGTTTGACAAGCTCGATGGCTTTGCCGAAGTCGATGTGGTGGAAAATGCCCAAGCGCTCATTCAACAGAAAATCGATAATGGCGATTTGGTCGTGCCACAAGGAATCAGTTACCGATTTACGGGAACGTACGAAAATCAATTGCGAGCAGAAAAAACGTTATCGGTAGTTGTGCCACTTTGTTTACTGGTCATTTTCTTGATTTTGTATTTCCAATTCAGGTCGGTTTCTACGTCGCTTATGGTTTTTACAGCCATCGCCGTAGCCTTTGCAGGTGGTTTTATAATGATATGGTTATACGGTCAGGATTGGTTTTTCAATTTCAGCTTTTTTGGCGAGAACCTACGGGACTTGTTCAATATGAAAACCATCAATTTAAGTGTGGCCGTTTGGGTCGGTTTTATTGCCCTTTTCGGTATTGCGACTGATGATGGTGTTGTAATGGCAACCTATTTAGACCAATCATTTAAAAGCAACGAGCCAGACAGTAAAAAAGGCATACGTCTCGCCACATTAGAAGCCGCAGGAAAAAGAATACGTCCTTGCTTGATGACCACCGTGACCACAGTTTTGGCATTGTTGCCAGTACTCACATCTACAGGAAAGGGAAGCGATATTATGATACCAATGGCCATCCCCATTTTTGGCGGAATGATAATCGACGTCACATCCTATTTTCTCTTACCAGTTTTATATAGCTGGAAAAAAGAATACCAACTTAAAAGAGCAAACAAATGA
- a CDS encoding TolC family protein encodes MSIVLISIGGQAQQLQRYIEEAEANNPEIQAFELRYNIAEEKVNEANWLPNTEVNLGYFVSEPETRVGAQRARIGVKQMLPWFGTVTARENYATSMAEAEYVEITIAKRKLALSVAQSYYRLYETRAKQEVLDENIQLLKTYERLALTSVEVGKASAVDVLRLQIRQNELQQQKEVLEEEFSAEQTTFNNLLNRDENSTVDLVAEMKIPENDPIYGTDALSLNPELLKYDKLYESVAQSELLNQRESLPMVGFGVDYLPVSERTDMNPIDNGKDVLMPMVSVSIPIFNNRYKSISRQNELRQQEIETQKEQRLNVLESAFAKGISQRNQARIKFNTQSKNLKQAKDAEQILIKNYETGTIDFNDVLDIQELQLKFQINQIESVQMYYVQQSIINYLIQ; translated from the coding sequence ATGAGCATTGTACTGATTTCCATCGGCGGGCAGGCGCAACAACTACAAAGATACATTGAAGAAGCTGAAGCTAATAACCCAGAAATTCAGGCTTTTGAACTACGCTACAATATTGCCGAAGAAAAAGTCAATGAAGCAAACTGGTTACCCAATACTGAAGTAAACTTAGGATATTTTGTAAGTGAGCCAGAAACAAGAGTGGGCGCACAACGAGCACGGATAGGCGTAAAACAGATGTTGCCTTGGTTTGGAACCGTTACCGCACGTGAAAATTATGCGACTTCAATGGCCGAAGCTGAATATGTGGAAATCACAATCGCCAAACGAAAATTGGCGCTTTCAGTAGCGCAATCCTATTATAGATTGTATGAAACAAGAGCAAAGCAAGAGGTACTTGACGAGAACATCCAATTATTAAAAACCTATGAGCGACTTGCCCTTACCTCGGTAGAAGTGGGCAAGGCATCTGCGGTAGATGTATTGCGGTTGCAGATTCGTCAAAATGAATTGCAGCAGCAAAAAGAGGTATTGGAAGAAGAATTTAGCGCAGAACAAACAACCTTCAATAATCTCTTAAATCGGGATGAAAATAGTACGGTTGATTTAGTTGCAGAAATGAAAATACCAGAGAATGACCCTATATACGGAACAGACGCACTATCGCTCAATCCTGAACTGCTCAAGTACGATAAATTGTACGAATCCGTAGCACAATCAGAATTGCTCAATCAACGCGAGAGCCTACCTATGGTTGGCTTTGGTGTGGATTATCTACCGGTAAGCGAGCGTACCGATATGAACCCTATAGACAATGGAAAAGATGTATTGATGCCTATGGTTTCGGTTTCCATTCCCATTTTTAACAATAGGTACAAGTCCATTTCAAGGCAAAATGAGTTACGCCAACAGGAAATTGAAACCCAAAAAGAGCAACGATTAAATGTGTTGGAATCCGCTTTCGCGAAAGGTATATCCCAACGCAACCAAGCCCGAATTAAATTCAATACTCAGAGTAAGAATTTAAAGCAGGCCAAAGATGCCGAGCAAATTCTAATCAAGAATTATGAAACGGGAACGATAGATTTCAACGATGTGCTCGATATACAGGAATTGCAATTAAAATTTCAGATTAATCAGATAGAATCGGTTCAGATGTATTACGTGCAACAATCCATAATCAATTATTTAATTCAATAG
- a CDS encoding four-helix bundle copper-binding protein produces MRNSELISALGNCINHCNYCADACLEEENLKMMVNCIRTDRVCAEVCSTLAQVLATKFEDVDDLVRYCQKVCNACADECSQHDHKHCQDCAEACRKCAEACESYLA; encoded by the coding sequence ATGAGAAATTCAGAATTAATTAGCGCCCTTGGCAATTGTATCAACCATTGTAATTATTGTGCAGATGCCTGTTTAGAAGAAGAAAATCTAAAGATGATGGTCAATTGTATTCGCACAGACCGTGTCTGTGCAGAGGTCTGTAGCACTTTGGCTCAGGTGTTGGCAACCAAATTTGAAGATGTAGATGATTTGGTACGCTACTGTCAAAAAGTTTGTAACGCTTGTGCAGATGAATGTTCACAGCACGACCACAAACACTGTCAAGATTGTGCAGAAGCCTGTAGAAAATGTGCTGAGGCTTGTGAAAGCTATTTAGCATAA